The following DNA comes from Nicotiana sylvestris chromosome 10, ASM39365v2, whole genome shotgun sequence.
CTGACCAAGCACAGGATGCTAAGAAGATGGAGAAACTTAACAACATTTTTTTCACCTTGATGGCTCGTGGTCCAGATGGTATTACACTATCTAATTTTCCTCTCAAATTCCTTGTTTGTATTGTACGAGTAACATTCAATGATAATCTGATCTTAAATCTTGTTGAGTCCGCCTTCTTGATACTTGCATAGCTGCAAGTTCTATTTTTGGGCGTATGGATTCGTGAGCAGTTCTATTTGATACTTGCATAGTTGAATCTCGCCATGCTCCTATCATCGTAACGCTCTGCATTTTCTTTTTATTGCAGCTGATATATCAGAAGTGGGTGGCAAAGAACAAATGGAGGCACAGGCACCTAAGAAGGGGAGAGGAAGGAAACAATAATTTGAGGATTGGCATTTTGCGATACTTATTGCTGAAGATATTTTTGAAGCCTGCAAGGATTTCTTTCCCAATTTGTTTTTGTATTATTAGTGGAACAGATCTCTTTGCTTCTTGAAGATAGTCCTTTTCCTGGTTGGTTTCTCTATATAATTTGCAACCTCTGGTCTCGTAGCTTCTTTCCATCTGCTGAGTTAAACTTGAGAACGATTAACTCGACTCAGAGGCGGATCCAATATTTGAGGTTTATGGGTTCAAATTCAAAATTCTATCACATCGCGTCTAATTTTCTAGGTTCAAActctatttttgtatttatttagcTGGATTTTAAATATATATGTAGAGCCTAAGTCGAAGTTATTGGGTTCAGATGAACCCGTAACGTCTTCATTGGCTCCGTCCCTGACTCGAGTAGACAAATGTATCCAACTAGTCTTGTTTTGCAGATGTGATAATATCCCAATTCTAAAATTTGAAGTACCTTTCATAGAAAAGTTATGGAGAATCATTCGTCGAGAGACTGTAAGTTAGACAAGAAGTAGCTGAATGCTTTTAGTCAGCATATTTatgttttcttttcaaatttatATCCTTTATATCTTTGGTATTGGCTTGAAAACTGAAAGAAAACGGTCTTGAATGACAAAATAAGAAATGCTCCTAGAAAATTAGAATTCCTGAGATAGTTTGGCAACATTTTGAGGAAAAAATAGGGGTGAAATAAAagtagccagatttacaagtagtaattgaaaaatagcacaatttcaaaagtaatcgaaatttaatcacttttcatgtaaagataaatctgaatgaaaatactgttcaaaattcggaaaatattccagcataatatattggagttcgaaTTTCTTACATGTGatcttccagcataatatactggagttccagcataatatatcggtcaagcataatatgctggaagttcatacacagatgttccaatctccagtatattatgctggaacttttcgtgtgctggagttccagtataatatgctggaagttcatacacatgtgcaccaatctccagtatattatgatggaactttccgtgttgcagcaaaatattgGTTATTTTTCACTGACTTTGCAAACGCtaactatttttttaattaacagtccgaaaactggttagCTCGTGCTATTTTCACAAAGTATAGTTTAGCTCGAATTCTATATATGTGAAAAAAAATTGCTAAATAAATAATTTTGAACATAATTAGTTGAATTATTATGATAGAATTTCGAACTCAAATGTATAATGTTCAAATCTTAGAACTGCCTCTCCTTTAAGAAAGGGGCTTTTACCTagttatactatattaaaaactTATTTACCAATATTTTCTATGTTTTGTAGTTTTTAATAAGTATCTAGGTTTTTCTTACAAATTGTGTAGATTGCTCCTTAAAAGGCTCCCACCCTATTATTggtgccttcaattaagggattcaattatatcttttcatttttttcccctctcctcttctctctccttttttttacAACAAAATTCTTTAATCTACGCTTATAATCTCCATCTTCTCTTTTCCCACCATTGCCGATAATTTTATATTGTTAAATCATCAATTGCATCGTTCTTTTGCTGGGAGACCGAACAacattgaaaatgaaaaaatattcaGGAATTGTATAATAAAtgtatcataattgtatttaaattgTATCAGATACATCAATACGTAAAACGTAATTGTATCATACTTGTATCACAATTGTATATAACCTGTAGATGATACATTACTATCCAAAATAATACCTGATACAAtactaataaattaatatataattatcatataTTTGTGATACAAACTGTGAAATTCGTCACGATCTCACAACTGCTCATAATTCAAATACAAATTTGATACAATCCTAAAAGAATTCTTACACAATTCTGATACAACTTACAACCGACTCTAAACTTAAACTGATACAATATCGTATTATACTTGTATTTGTATTGTATCATGTATTGTTTTAGGTACAAATTGTGATACAATTCTAAATTATGATACAACTTTGATATTCatatttttcaagttttaatttaAAACATCCACCTAGAACAAACTCTAAACTTAAATTATAATACAATATTGTATTTTAATAGTATTAGTATTGTATCAGAATTGTCTTAGGTATTGATATATCAAATACAACTCCGATACAATTATGATACATTTATCATACAACCGTAATACAATTCCGAAACTTCATCTTCCTCGAGTTTCATTATGAAATTCAACTTAAAACCAACTTTAATGTAGAGTGAAGCTTACCCATAACTTGATTGTAGAGCAAATCTTCGAATTTCTTATGTATTGTATAAATAAGAAAGAGATTTTGGATGATTAACGAGAGAAATCGTAAATTAACAACTT
Coding sequences within:
- the LOC104237155 gene encoding signal recognition particle 9 kDa protein, with amino-acid sequence MVYITSWDDFVERSVQLFRADPEKTRYVMKYRHSEGKLVLKVTDDTECIKFRTDQAQDAKKMEKLNNIFFTLMARGPDADISEVGGKEQMEAQAPKKGRGRKQ